A single Triticum dicoccoides isolate Atlit2015 ecotype Zavitan chromosome 2A, WEW_v2.0, whole genome shotgun sequence DNA region contains:
- the LOC119353625 gene encoding uncharacterized transmembrane protein DDB_G0289901-like isoform X2 has translation MVLPCPRRLPGRAFGRRPMFLPNSWCPTPAERKRPWTRTKAIKILMVWRRVTPCRLRYMSFLYIAPANVALGVDHQRRKNATQAIDVFFSSITTQPPWRGSSRGNSRASSRANRKASSWRGNRRASSRSGANNGKSGGCCGRGIGKCSGWSGRVNGKSGGSSCSCRCSSSGRTGCCTGINTLSSGRTCGTSNGSNGSSGARRNNINNGGSGRRTSGNNNCSTNGNSGSSMGNGSGGCGYNRFSGSSRRCRGRGSSNRCRGSSNRGRGRSRGSYVCSFNNGSLIGGSSGTCGIKTGSSSGVNGNRANSKGGSSDNGSGGSGRRMSGGRSRSGGCATG, from the exons ATGGTGTTGCCCTGCCCCCGCCGGTTACCGGGCAGAGCTTTCGGCCGTCGGCCAATGTTTCTGCCCAACAGTTGGTGTCCAACACCGGCGGAGAGAAAACGACCTTGGACAAGAACTAAAGCTATCAAG ATCCTAATGGTGTGGCGACGCGTGACGCCCTGCCGGTTACGGTACATGAGCTTTCTTTACATCGCACCAGCCAACGTAGCACTTGGTGTCGACCACCAGCGGAGGAAAAACGCAACTCAAGCCATCGACGTTTTCTT TAGTTCCATCACCACACAACCACCATGGAGGGGCAGCAGCAGGGGCAACAGCAGGGCCAGCAGCAGGGCCAACAGGAAGGCCAGCAGCTGGAGGGGCAACAGGAGGGCCAGCAGCAGGAGTGGCGCcaacaatgggaagagtggtggTTGCTGTGGCAGGGGCATTGGCAAGTGCAGTGGCTGGAGTGGCAGAGTCAATGGCAAGAGTGGTGGCAGCAGTTGCAGCTGCCGCTGCAGCAGCAGTGGGAGAACTGGCTGTTGCACTGGCATCAACACTTTGAGCAGTGGCAGAACCTGTGGTACGAGCAATGGCAGCAATGGGAGCAGCGGTGCCAGGCGCAACAACATCAACAATGGTGGGAGTGGCCGCAGGACCAGTGGCAACAACAATTGCAGCACGAATGGCAACAGTGGCAGCAGCATGGGGAATGGCAGTGGCGGCTGTGGCTACAACAGGTTCAGTGGCAGCAGCAGGAGGTGCAGGGGCAGGGGCAGCAGCAACAGGTGCAGGGGCAGCAGCAACAGGGGCAGGGGCAGGAGCCGTGGGAGCTACGTCTGCAGTTTCAACAATGGCAGCCTCATTGGCGGCAGCAGTGGCACATGTGGCATCAAGACTGGCAGCAGCAGTGGCGTCAATGGCAACAGGGCCAACAGCAAAGGCGGGAGCAGCGACAATGGCAGTGGCGGCAGTGGCAGAAGGATGAGCGGTGGCAGGAGCAGGAGCGGTGGCTGCGCCACCGGCTAA
- the LOC119353625 gene encoding bifunctional endo-1,4-beta-xylanase XylA-like isoform X1 — MEGQQQGQQQGQQQGQQEGQQLEGQQEGQQQEWRQQWEEWWLLWQGHWQVQWLEWQSQWQEWWQQLQLPLQQQWENWLLHWHQHFEQWQNLWYEQWQQWEQRCQAQQHQQWWEWPQDQWQQQLQHEWQQWQQHGEWQWRLWLQQVQWQQQEVQGQGQQQQVQGQQQQGQGQEPWELRLQFQQWQPHWRQQWHMWHQDWQQQWRQWQQGQQQRREQRQWQWRQWQKDERWQEQERWLRHRLTINMHLIPVSYALSFKPLTTSLVFEDKEGAKIPMLENTTFGNLVADGFVNEIIAAHRRNLSWAGDFCEDDLFVSEGEHFVTIAKEPTKSATDDNQFLDLIQITNWFADKYTENQMVPSYFEEFVDRVYKIPSWQNQCD, encoded by the coding sequence ATGGAGGGGCAGCAGCAGGGGCAACAGCAGGGCCAGCAGCAGGGCCAACAGGAAGGCCAGCAGCTGGAGGGGCAACAGGAGGGCCAGCAGCAGGAGTGGCGCcaacaatgggaagagtggtggTTGCTGTGGCAGGGGCATTGGCAAGTGCAGTGGCTGGAGTGGCAGAGTCAATGGCAAGAGTGGTGGCAGCAGTTGCAGCTGCCGCTGCAGCAGCAGTGGGAGAACTGGCTGTTGCACTGGCATCAACACTTTGAGCAGTGGCAGAACCTGTGGTACGAGCAATGGCAGCAATGGGAGCAGCGGTGCCAGGCGCAACAACATCAACAATGGTGGGAGTGGCCGCAGGACCAGTGGCAACAACAATTGCAGCACGAATGGCAACAGTGGCAGCAGCATGGGGAATGGCAGTGGCGGCTGTGGCTACAACAGGTTCAGTGGCAGCAGCAGGAGGTGCAGGGGCAGGGGCAGCAGCAACAGGTGCAGGGGCAGCAGCAACAGGGGCAGGGGCAGGAGCCGTGGGAGCTACGTCTGCAGTTTCAACAATGGCAGCCTCATTGGCGGCAGCAGTGGCACATGTGGCATCAAGACTGGCAGCAGCAGTGGCGTCAATGGCAACAGGGCCAACAGCAAAGGCGGGAGCAGCGACAATGGCAGTGGCGGCAGTGGCAGAAGGATGAGCGGTGGCAGGAGCAGGAGCGGTGGCTGCGCCACCGGCTAACCATCAATATGCATTTGATACCTGTGTCCTATGCTTTGAGTTTCAAGCCACTCACCACTTCTCTTGTATTCGAAGACAAAGAGGGCGCTAAAATCCCTATGCTCGAGAATACAACCTTCGGCAATTTAGTTGCCGACGGCTTTGTTAATGAGATAATTGCGGCACATCGTCGGAACCTGAGCTGGGCTGGTGATTTCTGCGAGGATGATTTATTTGTATCTGAGGGCGAGCATTTTGTTACCATTGCTAAAGAACCAACGAAGTCAGCAACAGATGATAACCAGTTTCTGGATTTAATTCAGATAACAAATTGGTTTGCTGATAAGTATACTGAGAATCAAATGGTGCCGTCTTATTTTGAAGAGTTTGTTGACAGAGTATATAAAATACCAAGTTGGCAAAATCAATGTGATTGA